In Cryptosporangium minutisporangium, the genomic window CCCGACCCGGCCCGGCAGCGAGTGCTCGTCTTCTACCACAAGCTCTGCCGGGGCGGCGCGCCCGAGCAGCCGTGCTCGCAGCGGTACGGGCAGGACCTCGGCACCGGCATCGCGGCCGTGGACATGCGGACGTTCCGGGTGACCCGGCTGACCCCGGCGAACGCCACGCCGGTGCGCAGCATCGAGGGTCATGACCCGGCGCTGTTCTTCCCGGCCGAGACGATGTTCGCGTCCGCCGCGCTGGTGGCCGGGGACGACGTCTACGTCTACGGCGACTGCGCCGAGGACGGCCGGTGCCGGCTGGCGCGGGTGCCGCTGGCGCGGATCGACGATCGATCGGCCTGGCGGTTCTACGGCGGCCGCGACGACGACCGCACCGTGCTGTGGGTGACCGATCCGCTGGACGCGGTGCCGACCGTGCGAGCGGGCGCGGCCGGGAACAGCGTGCTGTGGAACCCCGCGCTGGACGCGTGGATGAACGTCTACATGGAGTTCGGCTCGCACGAGGTGCGGGCGCAGGTGGGCGGTGCGCCGTACGGACCGTGGTCGGATTCCTTCCCGGTGGCCGAGACCGACCCCGGTGACTACGGGACGAACTACGCCGCGTTCGCCCACCCCGAGTACGCCCAGCAGGGCGGCCTGGTGCAGTACGTGACCTACTACCAGCAGTCCACCGGCGCGCAGCGCCTCCTCCGGGTCACGCTCAGCCCCTGAGCCGGGTCAGCCGTTGACGGCGGGCTGGGCTTTGACCACGGGGTGGGGCCGCGGCGGCGAGGACAGCATCAGGCTGACCGCGCCGGCGTCCCCGGCCACCAGCCGGTGGGTGTGCCCGGGACGCGCGGCCAGCCGACCGCCGGCGGTCAGCTCCGTGTCGTCCAGGGCGTCCGCGGTGGCGACGGTCTCCCGCAGGCTTCCGCCGAGCACGGTGACGGTCTGGAAGCCGACGGTGTGGGCGTGCAGGTCGGTCGCGTCGCCGGGCGCCCATCGGACCAGCCAGGCGTCGTAGAGGAAGTTGCCGCGCAGGGCCACCGGCGCGCCGCCGGACGCCGCGAGCAACGCCTCCGGACCGCCGGCCGCGTCGATCTCCGCGGTGATGATCTCCGCCCGCTCGCGCAGCGCGGTGGGCGTCAGGGACGAGGGCGCGAGCAGCCACGGCTCGAGGTGGTCGAGCCCGGAGCTCTGCTGCGTGGGGGTGCTCGTCGTCGCGGCCATGACGACAGTGAAGCGCCGGACGCGCCCGCGTTCTGTGCCCGCCGCACCGCCCGAACTGTCGCGTCGCGAACGCTCGTGGCCGCCTCAGCCGAGCGTGGCCACGCGGGCCGCCACCTCCGCGGACGCCGGGCGGGCCGCGAGCTGGTCCTGGATCGTCACGCTCACCCGGCGCAGGCCGTCGTCGGTGATCAGCCGCCGGAGGTGTTCGGCGGCCACCTCCCGGGCCGAGACGCACAGCCCCGCGCCGATCCGGGCCACCAGCTCCGCGTTGTACCGCCGGTCGCCCGGCCCCGGCACGACCAGCTGCGGCACACCGGCGGCGAACGCGGCCAGGACGGTACCGGCCCCACCGTGGTGGACGATGCCGGTACAGGTCGGCAGCACGGCGTCGAGCGAGACCCAGCCGATCGTCCGGACGTTGTCCGGCAGCTCCGCAGGCAAGCCGGGTTCCGGCCGCACCAGCACGATCTCGGCGTCCACCTCGGCGGCGGCGATCACCAGCGGCCGCATGATGCTCGCGTTGCCCGGCCCGCCGACCGTGCTCCGGCTGACCAGGATGCGCGGCCGGTTCGGCGTCTCGGCCAGCCAGGACGGGACCGCCGCCGGCGCCGGTGCTTCGTAGCGCATCGGCCACCCGGGGCGTTCCCCCACGACGCTCGCCGGTAACACCTGGATCACCGCGGCGGGTTCCGGCAGCCGGTCGATCGACAGCTTCCGCAGCACCGGCCCCGCCGCCGCCGCGGCCAGCTCGGCGCCGTCGAACAGATTCGTCTCGTGCCGCACCGCCGGGACGCCGTAACCCGCCGCGGCGATCAGCCCCGCCACGGCCAGCGGCTCGGCGACCACGACCTGTGGCCGGAACTGCTCGGTGACGTCCCGGACCGCGTTCACCAGCCGGGCGTTCACTGCTCCGAACAGCAGGCCGACGCCCCGGGTCCCGCCGTTGCCGGCCAGCTCGGCCCGGGCGACCAGGGGGTGCCGCAGCATGATGCCGCGGGCCACCGCTCCGAAGTCGAACTCGGGCGCGACGTCCTCGACCGGGAGGCCGAGCTCCCGCACGGTCGAGGCCGCGTCGGCGGCGGTGGCGACGAGGACGTCGTGGCCGGCGGCGACGAGCGCGCGGCTCAGGGGGACCAGCGGGAGGACGTGACCGGGCAGCGGGGCCGAAACGACCAGTACACGCATGCGGGGAAGGTTACGGGCACCCACCGCCCGCGGTCCCAAATTCTGTCGTACCTGGTTGGTAGACCCGCAACCATAGGCGATGGCTACCGTGCTGACCCGAATCCGCGAGAGAGGGATTTCATGACGAAAGCCGCTACCGACCTGGCGATCGAAACCACTGGCCTGGTCAAAACGTTCGGCGATACCCGCGCGGTGGACGGCGTCGATCTCGCGGTGCCGGCCGGCACGGTCTACGGCGTTCTGGGGCCCAACGGCGCCGGGAAGACCACCGCGGTTCGCATCCTGGCGACGCTGCTGCGCCCCGACGGCGGTGAGGCTCGGGTCTTCGGCTACGACGTGGTGCGCCAGGCCAACGAGGTCCGCAGCCGGGTGAGTCTCACCGGGCAGTACGCCTCGGTCGACGAGGACCTCACCGGGCTGGAGAACCTGGTGCTCCTCGGCCGGCTGGTCGGGCATCGCAAACGGCCGGCCAGAGCCCGCGCGGACGATCTGCTCGAGGCGTTCGGGCTCACCGCGGCGGCCGACCGCCAGGTGAAGAAGTACAGCGGCGGGATGCGTCGCCGCCTCGACATCGCGGCGAGCATCCTGAACACGCCGCAGCTGCTGTTCCTCGACGAACCCACGACCGGCCTCGATCCGCGCAGCCGGAGCCAGGTCTGGGACATCGTGCGTGCGGTGGTCGCCTACGGCACGACCGTGCTGCTCACGACGCAGTACCTCGACGAAGCCGACCGGCTGGCGTCCCGGATCGCGGTCATCGACCACGGCAAGGTCATCGCGGAGGGCACCCCTGGCGCGCTGAAGTCGTCGATCGGAGCCGGCACCGTCCACGTGCGGCTACGCGACCCCCAGCGGCGGGCCGAGGCCTCCGAGCTGCTCTCCCGGGCGCTGAACGCGCCGGTGCTGCAGGAGTCCGATCCGGTGGCGCTGACGATCCGAGTGACCGGCTCCGACCGCGGCGCCGCCGAGCACGCGTCCCGCGCGCTCGCCGACCTGGCGACGGCCGGCATCGTCGTCGACGACTTCTCGCTCGGCCAGCCCAGCCTCGACGAGGTGTTCCTCGCCCTCACCGGCCCCTCCGAGCATGCCGAGTCGGCCGCCCCGGCAAGCTCCGCCCAGAAGGAGACCGTCGCATGAGCACCGCCACCGATCCGGTCGAGACGACCGTCTACACGCCGACCGCGGAGAACCTGCGCGCGGTGCTCTCGCCGGCCGGCCGTCCGGCGCCGCCCGGCCCGTTCGCCGCGTCGATCGCGTTCGGCTGGCGCGCGATGCTGAAGATCAAGCACGTGCCGGAGCAGTTGTTCGACGTCACCGCGTTCCCGATCATCATGACGCTGATGTTCACGTACCTGTTCGGGGGTGCGCTGGCCGATACCCCGGCGAAGTACCTGCAGTTCTTCCTTCCCGGCATCATGGTGACCAGCGTCGTGATGATCACGATGTACACCGGCGTCGGCCTGAACACCGACATCGAGAAGGGCGTCTTCGACCGGTTCCGCACGTTGCCGGTCTGGCGTCCGGCCGCGCTGGTCGGGATGATCTTCGGCGACCTGCTGCGCTATGTGCTCGCGTCGCTGGTGATCCTTGGCGTGGGGCTGGTGCTCGGCTTCCGCCCGGAGGGCGGCGTCCCCGGCGTCCTGGGCAGCATCCTGCTGCTGGTCGTGTTCTCGTTCGCGTTCTCCTGGGTCTGGACGATGTTCGGACTGCTGTTGCGCAGCGAGAAGTCGGTGATGGGCGTCAGCATGATGATCCTGTTCCCGCTGACGTTCCTCAGCAACGTGTTCGTGGAGCCGCGGACGATGCCGGGCTGGCTGCAGGCGTTCGTCAACGTCAACCCGATCACGCAGCTGGTGAACGCGGTCCGGGCCATGATGAGCGGCGAGGACGCGGGCGCCTCGGTGATGTGGACGCTGCTCGCCAGCCTGATCTTCGTGGTGGTCTTCGGCACGCTCACCATGCGTCTCTACAACCGGAAGTAGGGGACTCAGACGAAGCCACCGGCGCTGTAGCCGCCGCGGCGGTGACGGTTCTCGAAGTCCGAGACCTGCCGCTCCGCCCGGCGGTAGTGCTCCGCCCACCACCCGTCGAACGCTGCCCCGCCCGCGTTGAGCTGCCGACGGGTGGCCCGCACGGCCGCGTCGTCCCAGACGAGGTCGAAGATCTGCGGCGCCACCATCAGCCGCTGGTAGAGCAGTTGGGCGAGCCGGTGCGCGAGGTCGGACGGGGTGAGCGGCTCGCCCCACCCCTGTTCGGCCTTCGGTAGCCGGGTCGTGGGCGTCACGTCGCTGCGCTTGACGTACGCGGTCCGGTCCCGCACCAGCAACCGCCAGACCCGCCGCGCGTCGGCCGTCGCGGTCGCCTGCCGCCGCTTCGCGTCCTTTCGTGCCCGCTCCCGCTCGATCTCGAGCTGCCGTTGGTAGGCCGCGGCGACGGCGACGGCCACCGCGATGCGGACCCGATCGGGTAACTCGCCGACGGCCTCCCGGTAGGTCTCGGCGGCCGTGGCGACCGCTTGCCGGTACCGCCGGCGAGCTCGTTCCCGGAGTCGGTCGGCGAGGAGCGGGGTTCGCCGCGCGCGGGCCTCCGATCTGGCCAGTGCGGCGTCGGCGGCGTCCACGGCGTCCAGCAGGTCGTCCGCGGCGGCGATCCAGGCGCGAGCCGCCTGTTCGTCGGCGTCGATCCGAACGCTCTGGCTGACCTCGATGTGCCGGGCCGCGAGGTCGCGCTCCGCTTCGAGCCGGGCCACCGCGTCCCGCCGGACCTCTTCCGGCTTCGGCGGTGGAGGGGCGGAGGAGAGGCCGGTCAGCATGTAGCCGCCACCGGCGCGGGCGGCGGCCTCCCGTTCGAGTCGGGCGTGCCGCTCACGCCAGGCGGTGTAGGACGCCGGAGCCGGGCTCCGACCCGGCGCCACCACGAGCGAGTGGCGATCGCCGAGTCGGTCGGTGAAGTGCGCCAGGCAGCAGTGGAACGTGGGCGGGCTCGACCCGGTCTCCCCAGCGGCGGCCATCGTCCCAGCGTAATCCGGCGGCTATTCGCTCGCACTTTCCGCGGTGCCGGCAGCTCATTGATCACTTCCGTCACAGCAGTAACACCGCAGCTATTCGCCGCGGTCATTGTTGTGCAGCGCCACATTAGGCCGAAATTAAGTATCCCCGAAATTGCGCTATTCGGTGAACCGCGCGACCAGGCGCTCCATTCCGTGGGCGGATTAAAACTACTTAATTCCCTTTCCGGGGCCATGAATGGTTCCGGCGGCGACGTACAGTCCGGAACAGATTTTCGCCCGGAGAAGGAAAGTGCTCGTGACGTTCGTTGCCCCGACAGCCCGCTTCCGCGTCGTCCTCGCGCTGGTCGCCGTCCTAGCCGCGCTGGGTCTCCTGTTCGGCGGTGTACCCGGTCCGGCGGTCGCGGCGCCCAGCACGGCCGAGGACGACGAGGGCGGCACCGCGTCGTTACGCCAGAAACTCGACGAGGCGGCGAGCGGTTACAACAACGCGCGAGCCAAGGCCCAGGCGTCCGAACGTCGCCGCGCCGCGTTGATCCAGAAGATCGCCGCTGCCGAGAAGCGCATCTCCGCACTCGACCGGGAAGTCCAGGAGCTGAGCGCAGCCGCCTACCGCGGCGGCCTGCCCGACCCGGCCACCGCGATGGCCAACTCGCGGTCGCTGCCGGACATGATCGGCGACGTGGGGCTGATCGAAAGCCTCTCCCAGCGCAGGCAGCAGACCCTCGACGAGCTCCGGAACTCCCGGAAGGATCTCGCGGCCGCCCAGCGCGAGGTCGACGAGCAGCTGGCGAAGCAGCGCGCCGAGCAGCGCACGATGGACAAACGGCGCCGGGACGCGGAGAAAGCACTGGCCGCGGCGGACGTCGGTGGTGAGCGCACCGGTGGTTTCTCGACCGACGGTGACAACACCGACCAGCCGGCAGCGTCGTCCGGGGGTGACCGCAGCTCGGCCGAGGCGCCGCAGGCGACCACGCCGAAGAAGCGGAAGAAGACGCGGCGTGCGGCGGCGGCTCCGCGTCGCTCGGACGGCACGTGGGCGTCGCAGGGCTGCTCGCAGGACGATCCGACGTCCGGCGGGTGCCTGACCGGCCGCACCCTGCACGCGCTGCGGCAGACGAAGGCCGCCGGCTTCACCCGCTACGTCCACTGCTTCCGGCAGGCGTCGTTCGGCGAGCACCCCAAGGGCCGGGCGTGCGACTTCGCGGCGTCGCGGAGCGGCTTCGGCGGGGCCGCGACCGGCGGCGACCGGACCTACGGAAACCGCTTGGCGGCGTGGCTGGTGGAGAACGCCGACCGGCTCGCCGTCCTCTACGTCATCTGGTACCGGCAGATCTGGCTACCTGGCTCCGGCTGGCGGGCGTACCAGAGCGGCGGCGACCCCTCGTCCGCCCATACGAACCACGTCCACCTATCGATCCAGTAAGCCGGCGAGCGCGCGCTCGGCCAGCATCGGCACCGCTCGCCCGGCCGCCGCGTAGCCGTCGCCGACGGTGCCACCGGCCAGGTAGCGGGCGTGCACTCCCTCCAGGATCACCGCGAGCTTGAACTCGGCGAACGCCCGATAGAGCGGCAGCAGGTCCAGCTCCCGGCCGGTCCGGGTCGCGTAGGCCGCGGCGAACTCGTCCGCGGTCGGGAAGCCGGGATGCCCGGTGACGCCGCCCGCGGACGAGACCGAGCCGTCGTCCGCCCAGTAGAGGAGCGTCAGCGCCAGGTCGGCCAGCGGGTCGCCGAGCGTCGAGAGCTCCCAGTCGACGACGGCCGCGACGTCGGTGCCCCGGATGATCATGTTGTCGAGGCGGTAGTCGCCGTGCACGAGCGTGGTCTCGCTGTCCGTCGGCAGGTCCGTGCCGAGCCGGGTCAGCAACTCCTCCATGACCGGCAGGTCGCGCGTCTTGGACGCCGCCCACTGCCGCCCCCACCGGCGTACCTGCCGCTGCAGGTAGCCGGTCGGCGGGCCGAACTCGGAGAGACCGGTCTCCACCAGATCGACCTCGTGGATCCGGGCCAGCGCCTCGACCACGCTCGCACCGATCGCGCCCCGGTCGTCGGGCGCGAGTGCCGCGGTCTGCTCCGGCCTGCGGTAGACCTCGCCGACGACGTCCTCGACCAGGTAGAACGGTGCACCGAGGACGTCCGGGCCCGGCTCGAACGCGGCTGTGCGAGCCACCGGGACCGCGCTCTGCTGGAGGCCGGAGAGCACCCGGTACTCGCGCCCCATGTCGTGTGCGCTGGGCAGTACCGGCCCGCGCGGCGGCCGCCGCAGGATCAGGGAGCTCGCCTCGAACACGACTCGGAACGTGAGGTTCGAGAGGCCGCCGGAGATCAGCGTGGCGCTCTGGACCGTCCCCTGCTCGGGGAGGTGGACGGACGCCCACGCGGCGAGGGCGTCGAGGTCGAGCCCGGGTAACGAGGATTCTGGGGCCACGTTGCTTACCTCCGTGAACCGACAATGCGGTCGAGTTGGACGCTCTAGTCTGGCAGCGCCCGCCCGATGGCTCCACCCCAGAGTATTTGTCTGGTGCATGGTCGGTATGGTGAGAATTGATTTCCTTCATGTGACCGGGATCTCGCATAGTGAGGCGTTCCGGCGCCCGGTAACTCCTCGGTAATCACCCGGCCCCGCCGCCGCTACACCTGTGCCGCCCGACGCCGCCCCGCGGCCCGATTCGGAGAACGATGTCATGCCTGCTGTCCAGAACGTCCTGGTCGTCGGCGGCGGTGCGGCGGGCGCCGCATCCGCCATCCTCCTCGCCGAGCAGGGTGTCGCCGTCGAGGTCGCGGAGGCGAACCCGGACGTCACGACGCTCGGCTCCGGCATCACCCTCCAGGGCAACGCGCTGCGCGTCCTTCGCCGGCTCGGGGTCTGGGAGCAGGTGAGCGCGAAGGGTTACGCCTTCAACGACCTCGGGATCCGCGCTCCCGATCCACATGGCACCGTGGTCGCCGAGTTCCCGGACGCCCGCACCGGCGGCCCCGAACTGCCGGCGACGCTCGGGATGTACCGCCCCGACCTGGCCGCGATCCTGATGCAGCGCGCCACCGAGCTGGGGGCGAAGGTCCGGTTCGGCTCGTCGTTCGCCGAGCTGACCCAAGACGACCACGGAGTCGACGTGCGGTTCTCCGACGGCTCGTCCGGCCGGTACGACCTGGTGATCGGCGCGGACGGGATCCGGTCGGCCGTGCGGCGCGCGATCGGCGTCGAGCTGGAGACCCGCTCCACCGGCATGGGAATCTGGCGGGTGTTCGCGCCGCGTCCGGCCAGCGTCACCCGGACCGACCTGATCTACGGCGGCCCGAGCTACATCGCCGGGTACTGCCCGACCGGCGAGGACACGCTCTACGCGTACATCGTCGAGAAGGTGCAGGATCGCAGCGGGCTCTCGCCGGCCGAGAAGTTGGCCACGATGGTCGAGCTCTCGCAGGCCTACCACGGGCCGTGGGACGACATCCGCCCCGGCCTGACCGACCCGAGCCGGGTCAACTACACCCGGTTCGAGACGCACCTCCTCGACGCGCCGTGGAACCGCGGCCGGGTCGTGCTGATCGGCGACGCCGCGCACACCTGCCCGCCCACCCTGGCGCAGGGCGCGGCGATGGCACTGGAGGACGCGGCGGTCCTGGCCGAGTTGCTGACCACGGCGGAGCAGCTCGACCAGAGCGTGTTCGACGTGTTCACGGTGCGGCGCTACGAGCGCGCCAAGCTCGTGGTCGAGTCGTCGGTGCAGCTCGGGCAGTGGCTGATCGACGGTGTCCGCGGGGACGTTCCCGGCTTGATGGGGAAGGTGTCCGCCCTGGTGAGCCAGCCAGCCTGAGGTCCGGCCCGACCGCCGTCCCGGGTGGCACCCGCCGCCCGGGGTGGGGCGCGCCGCCCCGGAACTTCCCGACAGACCGCTTCCCCGCTCCCTCCGAGAGGTGGTCTTTCCGAAAGACCACCTCTGCGCGCCCCATGAGAGGTGGCCTTCCCGAAAATCCGCCCGCGCCCGGCGCCGCCCGCCCGCCCGCCCGCATCGCGCCGCGCGCCCGTGCCTCTGTGCCGCGCGCCCGTGCCACGCGCTGCCTGGAACTCGCCCGGCGCCCGGCGCCCGGGGCCCGCGGGCGAGGCTAGACGCGGGGCACAGAGGCGAACGCTGTGGGGCGGAACCACGTCGGAACCGCGCGCCGCAACGGTTCCGGGCCGTCCAGCGCGACGTCCCCGGTACGCACCGCGTCCCACCAGGACACGTCGCCCCGCCACACCAGCACCATCCGGCGCAGGTCCGCGGTGACCCGCACCGCCACGTCGTGGCCCGGGTCGACGTCGCACACGTCGACGTCGGGCGGGGTGATCACCATCCACCAGTCCTGCTTCCGCGGCGCCGCGCCGGGGAAGCGGAACTGGACGACGGTCCGTCCCGCCGGGACCGCGCCGTGGTCGACGTTGCGGTGCAGGTCCCAGAGCAGCAGCTTGGGGTCGAGGTCGGAGTCGCCGAGCTCGCCGACCCAGCGGACGCCCCACGCACCGAGCGCCGCGACGATCGGCGCCAGCTCCGCACCGGCGGGCGTCAGCACGTACTGCACTTCGCGCTCGCCGGGCCGCCGCTCCACGACCCCGGCCGCGACGAGGTGCTGCAGCCGTTTGGACAGCAGCGTCGGGGAGATCCGCGGCAGCCCGCGCCGCAGGTCGTTGAAGTGCCGGCTGCCGGCGACCAACTCCCGCACCACGAGCATCGTCCACCGCTCGTCGAGCAGTTCCATGGCCTTCGCGACCGGGCAGAACTGGTGGTACGTGGCTCCCATGGGTCAGTTCTAGTACAGATCGTGTACTAGAAGGGCACCCACCGTTTTCCTACCGTCGTTCCGACGGGCCGGCACCAGGTCGGCCGAGGACACGGGGGACACCCATGACCACTGACACGGCGTTGAAGGCCAAGCACAGAGCGATGTGGGCGCTGGGTGACTACCCGGCCGTCGCCACGGACCTGATCAGCTCGCTCGGCCCGATCCTGGTCGCCGCCGCGGGGCTCGGGCCCGGGCGGCGGGTGCTCGACGTCGCGGCGGGTACCGGCAACGTCGCGATCCCGGCCGCACTCGCCGGGGCGGACGTCGTCGCCTGCGATCTGACGCCAGAGCTGCTGCGGGTGGGCGAACTCGGTGCCAAGGAGAGCGGCGCGACGGTCGTCTGGCAGGAGGCCGACGCGGAGAACCTCCCGTACGACACGGGCGAGTTCGACGCGGTCGTCTCCTGCGTGGGCGTCATGTTCGCGCCGCACCACCAGGCCGCCGCGGACGAGTTCGTCCGGGTCTGCCGGCCCGGCGGCCGCATCGGGTTGATCAGCTGGACGCCCGAGGGCTTCGTCGGGCAGCTCTTCGCCGCGATGAAGCCGTACGTCGCGCCGCCGCCGCCCGGTGCCCAGCCGCCACCGCTGTGGGGGAGCGAGGCACACCTGAGCACCCTCTTCGGCGACCGGGTCCGCGGCGTCGCCACCCGCAGGCAGAACGTGCTGGTCGAGGGCTTCGCGACCGGCGCCGAGTTCCGCGACTACTGGAAAGAGATCTACGGTCCGACGATCGCGGCCTACCGCGGCCTCGGCGGCGACCCCGACCGCACCGCCGCGCTCGACCGCGACCTGGCCGACCTCGGCGATCGCTACCTCACCGGCGGCGTGATGCCGTGGGAGTACCTGCTCTATACGGCTTCGGTGGCCTGAGCCAGCGAGCCGTTCTCCACCGGCGACCGCTGAGCCCGCTCGACCTCGGAGAAGGCCGGAGGTCGGACGGGGTTCAGCGGCGCCCGGCTCTCCTCCCGGTAGCGGAGGAAGCGGCCGGTGCGCCGGGAGACGCCGTACTCCGGGCGGAACTCGCCGCCGGAGAACACCACCTCGCCGCCGATCACGGTCGCGTCCACGGCAGCGTCGTTCCGGTTGACCATCCGGCGCAGGCCGCCGAACTCCGGGAGCGGCTCCTCGTGGTAGCTCGCGAGGACGTCGGCGTCGAGTCCGGCCGGGTCGACCACCACCAAGTCGGCCCGGTCGCCGACGCGCAGGTGCCCGGCATCCAGACCGAGCCAGTCGGCCAGCTCTCCGGTGAGCCGGTGCACCGCACGCTCGGTGGTGAGGAACGGCCGGCCGGCTCGCTCGGCGTCCCGCACCCGGCCGAGCAGGCGGAGGCCGTAGTTGTAGAAGGCCATGTTCCGCAGGTGCGCCCCGGCGTCCGAGAAGCCGTACTGCACGCCGGGTAGCGCCGACAACCGGTCGAGGATCTCCGGGCGGTCGTTGACGATCGTCGTCTTCCAGCGGAACTTCCGCCCGTGCTCGACCACCAGGTCGAGGAACGCGTCGACGACGTGCACGCCGCGGGCCTCGGCGACATCGGCGACCGACTGTCCCACCAGCGAGGCGTCCGGGCACTCGACGATGTACGCGTCGGCGAAGTCGCGGTGCCAGACCCGGGAGCTGAATCGCTTCTCGAAATCCCGGCGGAACCACCGCCGGTATCCCTCGTCGCGCAGCAGCCGATCGCGCTCCAGTTCGTCCTGCAGGTGCAGGGCGGCGGCGCCCGCACCGAACTCCTCGAACACCACCAGGTCGACGCCGTCCGCGTGCACCTCGAACGGCACGGGCAGGTGCTGGAACCGGAAGTTGCCGCGACCGGGCCCGTTCGCCAGCCAGGAGAGCGGTCCGAAGATGCGCCAGAGCCAGCGGTCGGACTTCGGGTCGGCGGCCGAGAGCAGCGACGTCTTCAGTGCCTTGCGGCCGATCCCGGTGCTCGTGCCGAGGAAGAACAGCACGTCGTACTTCGTGTTCAGGTTCGGGATGCTCTGCAGGATCGCGCCGCGCTTGCGCAGTAAGCGGTGCAGCGTGCGGTACTCCGACCAGTGCGCGTAGGTGCTCGGCAGCGACCGGGAGCGGTACCGGTCACCGTCCAGTTTGTCCCAAGGGTTCGTCATCGTCGACAGCCCGATGAAGCCGGCGTCGAGCGCGTCGGAGAGCAGGTCGGTCATCTGCCGCAGCTCGCCGGCGGCCGGCCGGTGGCTCCGATCGGTGGCTCGGCCGAGCCCCATCACCGTGGTCCGCAGGTCGGAGTGGCCGAGGAACGAGGCGACGTTCGGCCCGAGCGGGAGTTGCTCGACCGCGGCGGCCCACTCGGACGGCCGGGTCCAGGTGCGTCCCTCTCCCAGTGCGGTGAGCACGTGCTGGCGGGGGAGCGCTTCGACCCGACTGAACAGATCGGCGGCGTCGACCGGCTCGACGTAGATCGTCGAGAGCGAGCAGTTGCCGACCACCACCGTCGTGACGCCGTGCCGGACCGACTCCTTCAGCCCGGGGGAGACCAGCACCTCGGCGTCGTAGTGGGTGTGCAGGTCGACCATGCCGGGCAGCACCCAGCGTCCGGTCGCGTCGATCACCTCGGTGGCCGGTCCGACCGGCAGCGGGTTGACCGCGCCGTCCGCCACCTCCACCACCAGTCCGTCGCGGACGCCGAGGTCACGGATCGCGGACGGCGCACCGGTGCCGTCGAACCAGCGGCCACCCCGGATCACGAGGTCGAAGTCGGTCATCGCACACCCTCCCGGCGTGACGTGCACCACAGATGCGCCCGAGGGTAGCGCGATATCTGATCAACAATCGTCAGAATCCCCGAGTCCGGATCAGACGCGTACGTGCACCGGGGTTCCTGGCTCGGGATGGTCGAGGACCGCGCTCGCGTTTCCGCCGCGGAGAAGGAGCTCGTACCACCGCACCTCGGATCCGTCCGCCCGGGTCCATCCCGAGCTGCCCGGCGCGAACGACAGCGACCCGGCGGGGACGTCGAACGTTCCGT contains:
- a CDS encoding class I SAM-dependent methyltransferase, with the translated sequence MTTDTALKAKHRAMWALGDYPAVATDLISSLGPILVAAAGLGPGRRVLDVAAGTGNVAIPAALAGADVVACDLTPELLRVGELGAKESGATVVWQEADAENLPYDTGEFDAVVSCVGVMFAPHHQAAADEFVRVCRPGGRIGLISWTPEGFVGQLFAAMKPYVAPPPPGAQPPPLWGSEAHLSTLFGDRVRGVATRRQNVLVEGFATGAEFRDYWKEIYGPTIAAYRGLGGDPDRTAALDRDLADLGDRYLTGGVMPWEYLLYTASVA
- a CDS encoding N-acyl-D-amino-acid deacylase family protein, whose translation is MTDFDLVIRGGRWFDGTGAPSAIRDLGVRDGLVVEVADGAVNPLPVGPATEVIDATGRWVLPGMVDLHTHYDAEVLVSPGLKESVRHGVTTVVVGNCSLSTIYVEPVDAADLFSRVEALPRQHVLTALGEGRTWTRPSEWAAAVEQLPLGPNVASFLGHSDLRTTVMGLGRATDRSHRPAAGELRQMTDLLSDALDAGFIGLSTMTNPWDKLDGDRYRSRSLPSTYAHWSEYRTLHRLLRKRGAILQSIPNLNTKYDVLFFLGTSTGIGRKALKTSLLSAADPKSDRWLWRIFGPLSWLANGPGRGNFRFQHLPVPFEVHADGVDLVVFEEFGAGAAALHLQDELERDRLLRDEGYRRWFRRDFEKRFSSRVWHRDFADAYIVECPDASLVGQSVADVAEARGVHVVDAFLDLVVEHGRKFRWKTTIVNDRPEILDRLSALPGVQYGFSDAGAHLRNMAFYNYGLRLLGRVRDAERAGRPFLTTERAVHRLTGELADWLGLDAGHLRVGDRADLVVVDPAGLDADVLASYHEEPLPEFGGLRRMVNRNDAAVDATVIGGEVVFSGGEFRPEYGVSRRTGRFLRYREESRAPLNPVRPPAFSEVERAQRSPVENGSLAQATEAV